The following proteins are encoded in a genomic region of Sparus aurata chromosome 11, fSpaAur1.1, whole genome shotgun sequence:
- the tmem47 gene encoding transmembrane protein 47, with product MASSVSGTEEVRVSALTPLKLVGLVCVFLALCLDVGAVLSPAWVTADDQYYLSMWVSCWKPVSSVEWSCNSTLTTDWQIATLALLLGGAALTLLSFLVAVISLCLSSRSRCYKPVAVMLFSAAVLQVCSLVLFPIKFIETVSLRVYHEFNWGYGLAWGSTIFSFGGAILYCLNPKNYEDYY from the exons ATGGCTTCATCCGTGAGCGGCACAGAGGAGGTCCGGGTGTCGGCGTTGACGCCCCTGAAGTTGGTGGGACTGGTGTGCGTGTTTCTCGCCCTGTGCCTGGATGTCGGGGCCGTGCTGAGCCCGGCGTGGGTCACTGCGGATGACCAGTACTACCTGTCCATGTGGGTGTCCTGCTGGAAGCCCGTCAGCTCCGTGGAGTGGTCCTGCAACAGCACGCTGACCACCG acTGGCAGATCGCCACACTGGCCCTGCTGTTGGGGGGAGCGGCCCTCACCCTGCTCTCCTTCCTCGTGGCGGTGATCTCCCTGTGCCTCAGCTCCAGGAGTCGCTGCTACAAGCCTGTGGCTGTCATGCTGTTTTCTGCAG CGGTGCTCCAGGTgtgcagcctggtcctgtttcCCATCAAGTTCATTGAGACGGTCAGCCTGAGAGTGTACCACGAGTTTAACTGGGGCTACGGCCTGGCCTGGGGATCCACCATCTTCTCTTTCGGGGGAGCCATCCTCTACTGCCTCAACCCCAAGAACTACGAAGACTACTACTAA
- the prrg1 gene encoding transmembrane gamma-carboxyglutamic acid protein 1 has protein sequence MGTVFLPADAAHSVLRRLRRANSLLEELKQGNIQRECREEACTYEEAREAFENDEKTKRFWDEYVRESSPSGGLETVVGGVHSLYLIVPLLLVVLIIAVVGITVWRCHSRKRSQRSPSMGHSHHDHVLSVVSMDHWGRDYHHGDQSELSVHSSPAYPGSELTSGRGSAGDPPPSYEEAVGHADVQIETEPPPQYEDIVNTSSISANGGHGK, from the exons ATGGGGACTG tgttcctGCCGGCGGATGCAGCCCACTCGGTGCTGCGTCGACTGCGGAGGGCCAACTCCTTGCTGGAGGAGTTGAAGCAAGGTAACATTCAGCGGGAGTGCCGGGAGGAGGCCTGCACCTACGAGGAGGCACGCGAGGCTTTCGAGAACGATGAGAAGACG aaaCGATTCTGGGACGAATATGTGCGGGAGAGCAGTCCATCTGGAGGGTTGGAGACGGTGGTAGGAGGAGTCCACTCTCTCTACTTGATCGTGCCATTGCTGCTGGTCGTGCTCATCATTGCGGTCGTCGGCATAACTGTGTGGCGCTGCCATTCCCGAAAGCGCTCGCAGCGCAGCCCCAGCATGGGACACTCACATCATGACCACGTCCTGTCAGTGGTCTCTATGGACCATTGGGGGAGGGATTACCACCACGGTGACCAATCAGAACTCAGTGTCCACAGCAGCCCAGCCTATCCAGGCTCAGAGCTCACATCAGGAAGAGGAAGCGCTGGAGACCCTCCACCGTCTTATGAGGAGGCTGTGGGCCATGCAGATGTCCAAATAGAGACGGAGCCTCCTCCGCAGTATGAGGATATAGTCAACACCAGCTCTATCAGTGCCAACGGTGGCCATGGGAAGTAA
- the cpox gene encoding oxygen-dependent coproporphyrinogen-III oxidase, mitochondrial, whose product MATIVFCSVNKTARTTARRCLTSHLKGLASAGESHLPLSYTHSSSLTLLPGTRWLSRGSSVRFMSHGTAGRAGRTRRGALALGGAAAVTAAAAVAGFLANANHFQRAEMATKVLRDPEEKEPEGDILERCRGFMSPPVTDIALLQQTKGEMRTRMEMLIMETQAEFCKALQEVDGGTFKVDQWKRKEGGGGISCVMQDGKVFEKAGVNVSVVSGYLTEEAAKQMRSRGKVLKGKDGKLPFWAMGVSSVIHPKNPHIPTVHFNYRYFEIEEEDGSKQWWFGGGTDLTPVYINKEDAFHFHNTLKVACDKHHSKYYPDFKKWCDRYFYIRHRGETRGIGGIFFDDLDSPTQEEAFSFVKSCARTVVPCYLPIVYKHLNESFTDEEKAWQQVRRGRYVEFNLVYDRGVKFGLATPGSRIESILMSLPLTARWEYMHEPAKGTREAKMLDVLRNPKEWV is encoded by the exons ATGGCCACCATCGTCTTCTGCTCTGTGAACAAAACGGCCCGGACTACCGCGAGACGTTGCTTGACTTCACATTTAAAGGGGCTTGCTAGTGCAGGGGAGTCGCACTTGCCGCTATCCTACACTCACAGCTCGTCACTGACTTTGCTTCCGGGAACGAGATGGCTTTCCAGAGGCTCCAGTGTACGGTTCATGTCTCATGGGACCGCAGGGAGAGCCGGGCGAACCAGGAGGGGAGCCTTGGCGCTCGGTGGAGCCGCCGCGGTGACAGCGGCAGCGGCGGTAGCTGGGTTTTTAGCCAACGCTAACCACTTCCAGCGTGCAGAGATGGCAACGAAGGTTTTACGAGACCCCGAGGAGAAGGAGCCAGAGGGGGATATCTTGGAGAGATGTCGGGGTTTCATGTCTCCTCCGGTGACCGACATCGCTCTGCTGCAGCAGACGAAAGGGGAGATGAGGACGAGGATGGAGATGTTGATCATGGAGACGCAGGCCGAGTTCTGCAAAGCCCTGCAGGAGGTGGACGGTGGGACGTTCAAGGTGGACCAGTGGAAGAGGAAGGAAG gtggtgGAGGAATCAGCTGTGTGATGCAAGATGGGAAGGTGTTTGAGAAGGCAGGGGTCAATGTGTCAGTGGTGTCTGGATACCTGACGGAGGAGGCCGCCAAGCAGAtgaggagcagagggaaagTCCTTAAAGGGAAAGATG GTAAGCTGCCATTCTGGGCCATGGGTGTGAGCTCCGTCATCCACCCCAAGAACCCCCACATCCCCACAGTGCACTTCAACTACAGATACTTCGAGATCGAAGAGGAAGATG gctCTAAGCAGTGGTGGTTTGGTGGAGGCACAGACCTGACTCCAGTTTACATTAATAAAGAAGATGCCTTCCACTTCCACAACACCCTGAAGGTGGCCTGTGACAAGCACCACTCGAAGTACTACCCCGACTTTAAGAAATG GTGTGACAGGTACTTCTATATCCGGCACAGAGGAGAGACTCGTGGTATAGGAGGGATCTTCTTTGATGACCTGGACTCCCCGACTCAGGAGGAGGCATTCAGCTTTGTCAAGAGCTGCGCCCGCACTGTGGTGCCCTGTTACCTGCCCATCGTATACAAACACCTCAACGAGTCCTTTACTGATGAGGAGAAGGCCTGGCAGCAAGTACGACGAGGAAG ATATGTGGAGTTCAACCTGGTGTATGACAGGGGTGTGAAGTTCGGCCTGGCCACACCTGGCTCCAGAATTGAGAGTATTCTCATGTCCCTCCCCCTCACTGCCAG GTGGGAGTACATGCACGAGCCTGCCAAAGGTACACGGGAGGCCAAGATGCTGGATGTGTTACGAAACCCCAAGGAGTGGGTGTGA
- the ccdc181 gene encoding coiled-coil domain-containing protein 181: MSEVVCTKTQEEYEDDFEKDLDWLISEEGRSEDQGPDYEDIESEIDKELAEDKKVRKMKRKPKVLKEEKRGNKAEELEEDDERWPSPMEPLEYDSDRDSPTKSSPVVPPPPGMDDQTDEEKKYIQDKIQQANRELQDQEPPDMSRRRRLHFKDKLVDLEVPPLQFEKDGSGVEVEGGKGTAKDSEAEIEVSGKLSELKLSLREESSRAGESSGGGQGVKEGRVLVEKDGKFDLVSLNELESQGLLPPIAHNYSDFPRSSPRPQEQTASSSKSHRSSTSPRAGSSLFQQGVDHLRAPRPPAQPRNRPSSANHSHRGSQRNVSKRRVQSATGTPCQATYTLSPQQKEVLQRIQERKEKLAREEEQRKCEEEEQKRQENELAFKAWLMKKREQFQEEKRVHRAQEMERMNTKRDSSDPEESFRQWLQRKHQQQQKEKQLEELKRLEVDSGYLLRSREECEHAFKVWLRRKRAEKRAEQQAAREHSRRLVLEERRARRMRDLMCSVNETKPFRFNEQLAYHY; encoded by the exons ATGAGTGAGGTGGTTTGCACAAAGACCCAGGAGGAATATGAGGACGACTTTGAGAAGGATCTTGACTGGCTGATAAGTGAGGAAGGCCGGAGTGAGGACCAG GGTCCCGACTATGAGGACATAGAGTCAGAAATTGACAAAGAGCTGGCGGAGGACAAGAAAGTGcgaaaaatgaaaagaaagccAAAAGTCCtcaaggaggagaagagaggcaACAAAGCCGAGGAGTTGGAGGAAGATGACGAGAGGTGGCCTTCGCCTATGGAGCCGTTAGAGTATGATTCAGACAGAGACAGCCCCACTAAGTCATCACCTGTAgtcccacctcctccagggATGGATGACCAGACAGATGAGGAGAAGAAGTACATTCAGGACAAGATACAGCAGGCTAATCGAGAGCTGCAGGACCAAGAGCCTCCGGATATGAGCAGGCGCAGGCGGCTGCATTTTAAAGACAAGCTGGTTGACCTGGAGGTGCCTCCCCTGCAGTTTGAGAAGGATGGCAGCGGTGTTGAGGTGGAGGGTGGGAAGGGAACTGCGAAGGACTCAGAGGCAGAGATCGAAGTGTCAGGGAAGCTGTCTGAGCTAAAGCTTTCCCTGCGGGAAGAAAGCAGCAGGGCTGGAGAGAGCAGTGGAGGAGGGCAGGGGGTAAAGGAGGGCAGAGTCCTTGTGGAGAAGGATGGGAAGTTTGATCTGGTCAGCCTGAACGAGTTGGAGAGTCAAGGGCTTCTCCCTCCTATAGCGCACAACTACAGTGACTTCCCACGCTCCTCCCCACGTCCCCAGGAGCAGACTGCAAGCTCCAGTAAGAGCCACAggtcctccacctctcctcgcGCTGGCTCCTCCCTCTTCCAACAAGGTGTCGATCACCTCCGTGCTCCCAGACCTCCAGCTCAGCCCAGGAACAGACCCAGCTCGGCCAACCACAGCCACAGAGGCAGCCAGAGGAACGTCAGCAAGCGGCGGGTGCAGTCGGCCACCGGAACACCCTGCCAGGCCACCTACACCCTCTCCCCCCAGCAGAAAGAGGTGCTGCAGAGGAtccaggagaggaaggagaagctgGCCAGAGAG gaagagcagaggaaatgtgaggaagaggagcagaagaggcAGGAGAATGAGCTGGCGTTTAAGGCCTGGCtgatgaagaagagagagcaGTTTCAGGAGGAGAAAAGGGTCCACCGAGCCcaggagatggagaggatgaATACTAAG AGAGACTCCAGCGACCCGGAGGAGTCGTTCAGGCAgtggctgcagaggaaacaccagcagcagcagaaagaaaagcagctggaggagctgaagcgGCTCGAGGTGGACAGCGGTTACCTCTTACGCAGCCGCGAGGAGTGTGAACATGCCTTCAAAGT GTGGCTAAGGCGGAAACGGGCCGAGAAGCGAGCTGAGCAGCAGGCGGCTCGAGAGCACTCGCGCAGGCTGGTGCTGGAGGAGCGGCGTGCGCGACGCATGAGGGACCTGATGTGTTCCGTCAATGAAACCAAGCCATTCAGATTCAACGAACAGCTGGCGTACCATTACTGA